The stretch of DNA AAACTTCTAGAGTTTCTTTCTCTGAATAATTACGAACTATGGCTGGAATTTTGTGAAACCCAGCTTCTTTGCAGGCTCGGTATCTTCGTTCACCGGATACTAACTCGTAACCGTCGTTCGTACGATTGACTACAATTGGTTGGATTAATCCATGCTGTTTGATTGTTTCGGATAATTCGGTGATAGATTCGGCTGAAAATGTCTTTCGCGGTTGATTGGGATTTAACTTGATCTCGGAAAGTTTAATCTCTTTGAGGGGCGAACTACTAGTAGCCTCCACAGATTCTGGATTTCGACTTCCTGTTCCACCGATTAAATTCCCAAGACCTTTGCCTAAAACTTTTGGTTTCATTCTATCTCCTATACATTTTGCGAAATGACTTCGTCGGCTAGTGATTTATAGCTTTGCGCGCCGATTCCTTCTGGGTCATAAAAATTGATTGGTTTACCGAAAGAAGGTGCTTCTCCCAGTTTGATATTTCTTGGTATCATAGTTTTATAGACTTTCTCTTTAAAATATTCTCTTACATCACTCGCAACTTGGTTTGCAAGATTCGTTCTTTTGTCATACATAGTTAATACTACACCTTCAAGTTCGAGAGAAGTATTCAGGTTTTCTTGCACCAAGGAGATAATCTTCATTAGCTGCGTAAGTCCTTCTAATGCAAAGTATTCGGTTTGCAGAGTAATCATCACGCTATCAGATGCACAGAGTGCGTTCACAGTGAGAACTCCAAGAGAAGGAGGACAATCGATTATAATAAAGTCGAATCTTGGTCTTATCGCAGTCAGAGCTTCTTTTAATCTAAATTCTTTTCGTTCTTCAGACATTAAATCAATTTCAGCCCCACTTAAATTGATATTGGACGGGATGATAGAAAGATTTTCGATTCCGGTTTTTTGGATTGCTTCGAGTGCAGATACATCTCCAATTAAAACTTCGTATGATGTATTTTCAATTTGGTTGATATCCAACCCAAGTCCCGATCCTGCGTTTCCTTGTGGGTCAATATCTACTAACAAAACTTTTTTTCCGCGACTTGCGAGAAAAGAACTGAGGTTGATTGACGTTGTCGTTTTTCCGACTCCTCCTTTCTGATTGCTGATCGAAATTATTTTTCCCATACTGTCCTCTTAATTTCCTTGCTGATAGTTTCCCATTTTCTAGGAAAACCTTTTTTAGAATCTGTTGTCTTTTTCAATACTTTAATATGCCTGTTTCCTAAAAACTCTAATTCATTTATATCAATGTCTTTTTCTAATTTTAATCCGAGATTTTCTAACATTGTTTTCTCAAAGTCTAAATCATAATTTCTTCTACCAAGAAATGGAATGAAACAAGAATTTAATTTTAGCAAACCAGAAATCATTTCCGCAGACCAAGGATATTTTATTGTCGAGCGCATGACAACAATATCAAACTTTTCCTTTACGTCTTCTACTCTCGTATATAAAAATTTCACTTTTGTGTCTGCGTATTTTTCTTTATGAAATTTTTCTAGAATTCCTAACCGTCTCATTTGAGAATCTATGAGAGTTATATGAGGAGGATTTTTTAGGGAATAAAAAATATATCCCGGGAGACCCGGTCCTGTTCCTATATCGACCATTTTAGTTTCATGTGAAACCTTGTGAGATAGAATAATTTTATAAACATGAACTACTGATTCAAGTATATGTCGATCTAGAATATTTTCAGAATCTGATTTGGAAAAAAATCCACCTATCTCGTTGAAATCTTTTAAAAACTGAAAGTAAGATTCTAACTTTTCAAAATTAAAATTTTCCTCTATTGAATTTGCCAGGTCTGGAAATAATTCATTCAGCCTTTTTTGAATTGTATCAGTCATCTATGCAAAACTTACCTTTGTATAGTTTTACACAAATCATTTATTGTAGAGATTCCGAAATTGAAGTTAATTTTGATTAAACTTTCCTAATTGGAACCTTTGAAAAATATTTAGGTCTTAATTCTCAAACAAAGGAGATAAGAATGAAACATCTTATTAAAATATTTTCTATAACATTGATCGCTATCTTTGCTATTTCAAATTGTCGTCACCGTTCGATGGAACAACGGGCGGAATGGGTTGTAAAAAAAATTTCGAGTGATCTAAGTTTAGATGATAAACAAAAAGCTGAGTTACAAAGAATCAAAAAGGAAATCTTAGACAAGAAAAAAGAATTGGATGTAAAACTAATTCCAGAAGAAATTGTGGAACAAGTTCGTGTTGCCCAGTTTGATGAAGCAAAAGTAAATAAAGCATTTGAAACGACTGGAATCAAAAGAGATCAAATGCGAATTTTTATGGTCAAGAAGTTTAGCGAATTCCATGCTGTGTTAACACCTGACCAAAGAAACAAACTTGCCGATAGGATAACTGAACTTTTAAAAAAACACAGCCATGACTAACTCTGAATTTGCTGAAATCATAAATTCTACGAAGGCAATAGTTCTCTCTGCGATCGAAAAAAATCTTGCAGAGAGATTCTTTGACTCGATAGATGATGTAGTTCAAGAAACTTATTTGCGTGCTTATAAAGCATTGAGTAGTGGGAAGTTTAGAGAAGAGTCTAAACTTTCTACTTGGCTGTATACAATCGCAAGAAATGAATCGTATCGAATGAACCAGAAACTCATGAGAGAAGAAAAGAAATTAGAAAAAGTTACACAGAAATTAAGAGAGTCAGGAACTTCTGAAATAGCCAGTTCAGAAAAATCTAATTTACTGTTTGAATACTTAAAACAAATTCCTGAGAAATATAAAATTATTTTACAACATTACTTTGATGGTTTTTCAGAAAAGGAAATTGCTGAAAAACTTTCTATCAAAACGGGGACAGTGAAGTCTCGTGCGTTTAGAGGAAAAGAAATACTTAGAAAAATTGCTTTTATGGGAGATAAAGAATGAACAACCAAGAATCATATTTACCAGAAATTCAATCTCGAATGGAAAGCGAAGATTGGAATTATAAAATTGCAAATTCGGTCTCTCTAAAATACGAAAAAAAACAAACTAGAAATAGAATAATCTTTTCCAGTGTGAGCCTTATTTTGATAACTTGCATTTCTATGTTTGCTTTCTCGTTAGAAGGGGAGTTTTTAGGTGCAACTATTTCTGAGCTGGACACAATTCGAATTTTACTTTCAGACGATATTTTACATCTATTTGAAACTGGATACGAAGATGAATTCCTTTCTTCTTTGATAGACCCAATCTCTTTATTTCGTTAAGTCACTTCCTAAATTAATTTTTGATTTCGTCGATAGAAGTATCTATGAGATCAAAAATACTTTTTCTTTTTTTAATCACTTCAAACTTAATTGCTTTTACTCCTGGAAAATGGTCTTACTTAGATCGATACACAATTGGTTCGGAGAAGTCCGGTCCTATTTCCGAGACAGTAAAAAACCGTACAGGTCAAATCGTATACTCTGCCTCATATGAATACGACGCAGCGGGGAAATTAGCAAAAGAAAAGTTTGTAAATATGAAAGGCGAACCAGATGGAGAAATAATATATACTTATGAAAATGGGAAACTGAAAACAGAAGAAATGTTTGCGTCTGATAAATCTTCCCAAGAAAAGAAAACTTTTTTATACGCTCAATCCGGCACTTTAAAAGAAATTAATATAGTTCTTGGAAATGCAAAAGGGCTATTAAGGCATCGAATCATTTCTATGAATGAAAGTTTTGTGAACGAATGCGAAACCAAATGGGAAGAAGAAGGAAACCAAGAATCCTTTTCTACCAAAAAGGATGTCCTAGATGAAAATGTAATGATACAAGAAATTTTCGATGAAAAGAAAAAGTCGATTGGTTCGATTCGCTATTATTATGATTCCAAAGGAAGATTAGAGAAGAGAGAAAACAATCAGTCTGGAACAAAAAGAATGCAGGTAATGACTTATGATGAATCAGGAAGGTTGATTAGTTTTTCGTTTCACGTGAAACAGGATGAAAATTGGGTATTAGTAAAAACTCATTACCTCGGATATAAATAAAGGTTTTAAATATAGCTCATGGTTGTAATCTTACGATTCACAAAGTCGCTCAATGGTTCTAAGTTAAGGAAAACCCAGATGAGGTGACCGCGAAGAGCATGAGGAACAGGAAGAAAAGAAATTAAACATTTACTGTCGCTCTTCGTGGTTAATCTAAATTATACATTGAATTTTGTTTGCGACAGCGTGATAGTAGGCGGAGTTTGGGGATTTATTCTGAGCTTTTATCTATAACATCTTCTTCTTCGTCTGTTTTAATTTCCTCTTCAAGTTTACTTTCTATTTCAACTTCTTTGTTGTTTTCTTTTGGTTTTGTATTCAGTTTATTTAAAAGTTTTCCCATACCTTCGGCGATCATATTTACTGTAATATTGATTGCTCCTCCGTAATTTACTCCAATCAATAGTTTCGAAATCATTTTCTTTAGTGCTAAATCAAAAGGCATTTGATAGTCATTCCAATCGAGTTGAAACTTATATTCCAACTTTTGTTTTTCAATCTTTTCGTTTTCCTTATATGGATTTCGATCAATTTGTCCAAGTGTTCCTGTAAAATCTGAAATGTTCTTTTTATGTTTGAAAGATACGTGTAAGTCTATTTTATTTTTTAGAATACCAACTGAAATTAAATCTAAATTTGCTAACTTTGCCCAAGTCACTCCTTGCACTTGCATAGTTCCTTCTCCATTTTCACAACTAGAAAGAATATCTCCTGAATCAATTTTACAATAAGCATACTCGGAATCAAAAATGAATCGAAGCGGAATCCCAAAGTCAACATTGGAATTATCTACTTCAATGTTTTCTATTTTTGATTTGTATAATGGAAAAACGGTTCGATCTTCTATTTCAATAAATCCTTTTTTGATCCAAGCTGAGCGGATTGTAACTTTGTTGATAGGAGGCATGTATTTCATTTTCTGAATCGAAGGGATTCGATTTACATATTTCATATCTGGCTCGATGAGTTCAAAATAATGAAATCGAATTTTACCGATGAAAAGATAAATAGGATTGATCCAAAAGAAAATTCTTTTTATTTTTAATTTTACAATATCTGTTTTGTTAAATCCGCTTGTCCGCAGTTCAAAATCCTTAGCATAAAAAAGGAGAAATGGAATAAAGAAACCGGCTGTATACATTTTTACTACTAGATATTTTTTGAAAAAGCGATTTACGATAAACATTATGCCCGGTCCAGAGAATAGGCATTGGAAGAATAAAAAGGTATAAAGTAAATAAAATAGAATTTCAGATTTCATAGAATTTAAAAAATTAAATTAGAGTAATATGTCTTAGATGGAAATGTAAATCACAATTTATTTGATTGTTTGTTTCCTATCTGACATAAACTGGGAATAAAAAAAGAAAACATTCATTTTATTATTTTAATTGAAAGAAACAGCCGACGTTGAAAATTAATACCTATCCGACTTGGAAAATTTATTTTTGAATAACAAAGAACACAACAAAGAAGTTTTCGAAATCCAAAACTCAGAAATCAACGTTCCCGAAATTATGGAAGAGATTGAATCGAGTTTAAAAAAACGTCTTATAGATAAGAAAGAAATTGAAAGAATCGCAAAACTAAAACTTTCTGCCGACTCTCCGGCAGGTCATCGTGAATTTGATCCGTCCCTCACTGCTAATCTTTTTGAAAAAGGAATTTCTCCTCCAAAATTTACGAATCCTCGATTATGGTTTATTCGAGGACCATTAAAGTGGGCAATCGTTAAATTTACCGAAATATATTCACTCGTCGATAAAAAACTTTCCGAAAACCGAATCAAAGCATTTTATTCTGTCTTGCATGAACTCATATTGTTAAAAATTAAACACCAAAAGTTAGAATCTAAATTAAATGAATTGTATAAACAAATCGTAGAACTTAGGACAGCAACACGACCAAGTTTTTTTCAGAATGAATACTACGACAACAATCGCCCCCTTGCAGAAAAGTTTAATCAAAGTAATTTGCGAATTCTATCTCTTCTTAAAAAGGAAAAATCTACATTAGTCTTATT from Leptospiraceae bacterium encodes:
- a CDS encoding sigma-70 family RNA polymerase sigma factor; the protein is MTNSEFAEIINSTKAIVLSAIEKNLAERFFDSIDDVVQETYLRAYKALSSGKFREESKLSTWLYTIARNESYRMNQKLMREEKKLEKVTQKLRESGTSEIASSEKSNLLFEYLKQIPEKYKIILQHYFDGFSEKEIAEKLSIKTGTVKSRAFRGKEILRKIAFMGDKE
- a CDS encoding class I SAM-dependent methyltransferase; translated protein: MTDTIQKRLNELFPDLANSIEENFNFEKLESYFQFLKDFNEIGGFFSKSDSENILDRHILESVVHVYKIILSHKVSHETKMVDIGTGPGLPGYIFYSLKNPPHITLIDSQMRRLGILEKFHKEKYADTKVKFLYTRVEDVKEKFDIVVMRSTIKYPWSAEMISGLLKLNSCFIPFLGRRNYDLDFEKTMLENLGLKLEKDIDINELEFLGNRHIKVLKKTTDSKKGFPRKWETISKEIKRTVWEK
- a CDS encoding ParA family protein; translated protein: MGKIISISNQKGGVGKTTTSINLSSFLASRGKKVLLVDIDPQGNAGSGLGLDINQIENTSYEVLIGDVSALEAIQKTGIENLSIIPSNINLSGAEIDLMSEERKEFRLKEALTAIRPRFDFIIIDCPPSLGVLTVNALCASDSVMITLQTEYFALEGLTQLMKIISLVQENLNTSLELEGVVLTMYDKRTNLANQVASDVREYFKEKVYKTMIPRNIKLGEAPSFGKPINFYDPEGIGAQSYKSLADEVISQNV
- a CDS encoding Spy/CpxP family protein refolding chaperone; its protein translation is MKHLIKIFSITLIAIFAISNCRHRSMEQRAEWVVKKISSDLSLDDKQKAELQRIKKEILDKKKELDVKLIPEEIVEQVRVAQFDEAKVNKAFETTGIKRDQMRIFMVKKFSEFHAVLTPDQRNKLADRITELLKKHSHD